In Gordonia sp. SL306, the genomic window CTGGCTCGTCCGGCGCCCGCCCGAGACGAGCGCTCCCGACGCGGTTCGCCCGCCTCTGCGGACCCGCCTGTCGGTGCCGTCGGCTCGGCACCGACGATTCCTCCGTGTGGTGGTCGTCTGCGGCCCTTGGCTTTTCGTTGCGTGCGGACTCTCCTACGGGTACCTTCCGGTGCTTCTCGGGGATGCGGCCGGTGGCCTCGGGCTCGCCTACGCGACGGTGCTCAGCGTGATCGCGCTGGTCTCCGGTGCGCTCATCCAGCCGGTGGCCAAGCGAATCGACTCGTCCTCCAGCGCACGTGGAATCGTCGTCTCGCTCGCGACGCTGACCGTCGGCATGCTGGTGATGATGGCAGCGGTGGCGACCGATCAGCTGATCGTCGGTGCGGTGGCGAGCGTGGTCTTCGGGGCCGGCTTCGGAATCGGTCTCGTCTCCGGCCTTCTCGAAGTCCAGCGCATCGCGCCGGCCGCGGACCTGGCCAAGCTCACCGGGGTCTTCTATGCCGTTGCCTACGTGGGGTTCATCGTCCCGACGATCCTCGCGGCGCTGACGCCGCCGTTCACCACCATCGAGCTGCTGACGGCACTCGTCGTGCTGCTGATCATCTCGACCCTGGCGGTGCTCGTCAGCTATCGAAAGCACCTGCCGGTGACCGGCTTGCGGTGGTGAACAACGGGACGATGCAGGTGGTGACGATCTCGGCGATGTCGTCGTCGGACACGCGTCCGTAGACGAGGGTGTCATGGCGCAGCATGGTCAGGGGCACTGCCAGAACCCGTGGTGGCAGCGGCGCGTCACCGAGTTCGCCACGCGCGCGGGCCTGATCGACAATCGGGCCGAGCACCACGCTGATCCGGTCGGAGAACAGTGACTGTCCCCAACCGGGGTCGCTGGGATCGAGGTCGGCCAGGAGCCCGACGACCATCTCCCGTCGGTGGTCGAGGATGTCCCGTCCGCCCCTGAGCGCGAGCTTCAGATCGTCGGCGAGACTGCCGGTGTCGACCGTGAAGGTCAGTTCGATCTGCTCGTCGGCCGCCATCGCGGCGAGCACCATGTGCGCCTTGGTGGCCCAGCGGCGGTAGAGGACCGCCTTGCCCGTGCCTGCCGCCGCCGCGACGCCTTCGTACGTGGTGTTCGCGTACCCGTGCCGATCCACCTGGTCACGCACCGCTTCGAGGATCGCGCGCTCGAGTTCGGCGCCCCGCCGTCGGTGAGCAGGCATCTCCACCTCCACAGAGGAAACGTTGCGTTTCTTATCTGAGAACTCTACACTTCTCTCGTTAGGAAACGAAGCGTCTCTTAGGAGTGGGGTCTCATGGCAATGCCAACATCGGATCGGGCCGGCCAGATGTCCCCACGCAAGATGATCGGTCTGATCGTCGGCATCGCGATCCTGCTGACCCTCATGGTCATCGCGTTCGCCCTCCCGGCCTCGCGGTCGGCGCCCCACGATGTCCCGATCGGCGTGGTCGCTCCGGCGGCACAGGCGGCTCATTTCGAGCAGGGCGCAGACGGATTCGCGGTCACCGCCTACCCCGATCAGGCGGCCGCGACAGACGCGATCCTCGACCGGGAGATCTACGGCGCGGTCGTGTTCGGCGCGAAGGGACCGGAGACGGTGGTGGTGTCGAGTGCCGCGAGTCCGGCGGTTGCCACCTTGTTGGGGACCGTCGGCCAGAGGATGGGTATCACGACGCAACCCGTTGACGTCCAAGGGTTTCCCGCCGACGACCCGAAGGGTGCGGGCCTAGCGGCCGGCGCGCTGCCGCTGGCGCTCGGTGGCTGGATCGGTGCGATGGTGATCATGCTGCTCATCCCCGGCAACGGTGCCCGGCTGGTGGCCGCCGCCGGTGTGTCGGTGGCCGGGGGGCTGGCGTTGGTGGCCACGCTGCAGTTCGTGATCGGCACGTTCGACGGCAACTACTGGGTGACCAGTCTCGCCGCGATGCTGGGCATCGCCGCCACCTGTTTCATGGTTCTGGGTCTGCGTGAGCTCCTCGGCGGCATCGGTCTCGGCATCGCCGCTGTGCTCTTGATCTTCCTGGGCAATCCGCTGTCGGGATTGCAGAGTGCTCCCGAACTGTTGCCCGCCCCGTGGGGGACGCTCGGTCAGTTGCTGCCGCCGGGTGCGACCGGAATGTTGTTGCGCGACGTCGTCTTCTTCGAGGGGCACGGCATCGCGCGGTCGATCGTCGTGCTGTGCTTCTGGCTGGCTCTCGGTCTCGCGCTCTACGGGGCAGGCATGGTTCGCGCACGGCGCAAACGCGACTCGGAGCCTGCCGATCCGGGCACGACGACGGACGGGACCGCGGTGGCGGTGGGCTGAGTACCGCCGGATTCGCCCCGGAGGGCCGGATTCGGGTGCTGCGATCAGCCCATCACGAGATGAGTTCGGCGAGCGCCACATCCGGGTTCGCGAGTGTGGCGGTGTCCACCGACGTCCGGGCCGTGATGAGATCCTTGATCCCTTCGAGCTGATCCCAGATGTTGACCTGCATCCCCGCCAGCACGTGTGATTCGCCGTCGAGCCAGAACACGACAAACTCCCGTCCCGCGACGTCGCCGCGGAACACCACCTGTTCATAGCCGGTCGACAGTCCGGTGTACTCCATGCCCAGGTCGAACTGGTCGGTGAAGAAATACGGGAGATTCGAGTACTCCTCGCTGCCGCCGAGCATGTTGGTGACCGCCACCGCAGGCTGGTTCAGCGCGTTCGCCCAGTGCTCGGTACGCACCCGCGTGTGCAGGAGCGGGTGCTCGGCGTTCGCGATGTCGCCGACCGCGAACACATCGGGATCACTGCTCGCAAGGCCCGCGCCGACGAGCACGCCGCCATCGGCCGTCGCCAGCCCGGCTGCCTCCGCGAGTTCGAGATTGGGGACGGCTCCCGCCGCGATCAGCACCACCTCGGCGTCGACGGTGTCGCCGCCCGCCAGCCGGAGGCCACGCGCGGCGCCGCCCTCGGTGATGATCTCCGCGACCTCGACGCCGGTGCGCAGGTCCACTCCGTGTTCACGATGCAGCTCGGCGAACACCTCGGCGACCTCCGGCCCGAGGGCGCCCAGCAGGGGCTGTGGGGCGAACTCGGCGACGGTCACCTCGGCGCCGCGTTCCCGGGCGCTTGCCGCGACCTCGAGCCCTATCCAACCGCCACCGACGATGGCGACGCGGGTCGTGTCGGTGATCGCATCGCTCAACCGCTGCGCGTCGTCGATGGTCCGCAAGTAGTGGACACCGTCCGCGTCGGCGCCGGGCAGGTCGAGACGACGTGATCGAGAACCGGTGGCCAGCAAGAGTTTGTCGTAGGCGACGGTGCTGCCGTCCGGAAGCCGCACCGACTTGCCCGCGACGTCGAGGTTGTCGATGTCGGTGCCGGGGCGCAGGTCGATCCTGTTGTCCCGATACCAATCTCCATCGTGCACGGTGAAGTCGTGGAGGGTTTTCTTCCCGGCCAGGAACTCCTTGGACAGCGGCGGTCGCTCATAGGGCAGACGCTCTTCGGCGCCGAACAGGATCACGTCTCCGTCGAAATCCTGTGCGCGTAGCGCCTCGGCCGCTTTCGCACCGGCCAGGCCGCCTCCGACGATCACGATGGTGGTCACGAGCATCGCCTCCGTCTTGCATCTGGTGCAGACGATGATCTGCACCGGCTCTCGGGTTCGTGCGTCTGGGCCCGACTCTACTCGCGACGTATGCGATCAGAGGTGTTGTGCGATCAGCGGTCCGCCCACTCGGCGAGCGCGTCGACGGTGGTGATGTGGTCGACGCCGCGCAGCGCCGCGCCGTGCAACGGACCGTCGTCGCCGTGGATTCCGTCGATCACCTCCGGGGGTCGATGCTTACGGAACGACATCAGCCCACCGAGATACGCGGCGTCGAAGGGTTCGCGGGCCGCCGTGCGCAGCGGTGCGGCGAGCCCGCCGAGGGTGACGACGTCGGGATCGTGGATGTTGACCAACCCGGCGATCCCGCGACCGAGGGAGGAGCCGACCAGATCGAAGGTGCGCTGGATCTCTGGCCCGGTTGTGGTGCGGCGCGCATCGAGGAGGTCGTAGGCGTAGCGCAGCGGGTTCTCCGGCGGCGGGTCGCCGCGGTGTCGGGCGAGGGCCCGGCCGTCGACGGTGAGGTCCCAGCACCCGTGGGCGCCACACGGACACAACTCTGCGGGATCGCCGAACGGCACGTGGCCGTACTCGCCTGCGCCGCCGTGTGCGCCGATCACCGGCACACCCTCGACCACCAGCGCGCCACCGAGCCCGACGGCGATGATCAGGTGCAGCGCGGTCCCGACGCCGCGCGCAGATCCGGTGCGTGCCTCGGCCAGACCGGCCAGGGTGGCGTCGTTGCCGACGAGGATCGGGAGCTTGACGTCAGCGGGTGGTTCCGCGATGAGGCCTGACAGGTCGATCTCCGACCAGTCGAGCGGGGTGAACTGGACCAGACGGTCGTCGCGGACCGCACCGGCGACCGACACGGAGACCGCGCGGATTCGCTCGCCGTGTTGCCCGTGGATCGCGCCGACGACGTCGGCGATCTCGGCCAGCACGGGCATCGGGTCCCGGCCCATCCGCGTGGTGCTCGCCGCCACGCGCGGGACACCGTCGAGGTCTGCGGTCGCCACCCGCCATCCGGTGAGACTGAGCTCGACCGCGATCACGAGAGGCCCGGACGGATGTGCATGAAGAACGGTGGTGGGTCTCCCGCGTCCCTGGGCCGGGGCGGGGCTCTCGTCGAGCAGCGCGACGCGGCGCAGTCGAGCCAGCAGCTCGGTCGCGGCGCCGCTGCGGATGCCGAGTTCCTGAGCTGCCGACGCGCGGGTGACACCCGGCTGGGTACGCACCACGTCGATCAGTCGGGCGGCCGTCAGCCAGCGGGCGGCGGTCGGACCGGCGGACGGGATGGCCATCGGGTCATCTTCGCATTTCCAATAAACTCGTATAACGAGTATATTCTCCTGATGCCCGCGACCAGCATCGATCTGGCCGACTCCCGGCACGGAGTCCGCCAGAACGCACCTGCCCTGCTGACCTTGGCGGTCGCCGGGTTCCTCGCGGTGACCACCGAGATGCTGCCCGTGGGTCTGTTGCCCGCCATAGGGGATGCGTTCGGGGTGGGCGACTCGGTCACCGGTCTGCTGGTGACGGTGTTCGCGGTGATGGTTGCCGTCTTCGCGGTGCCGCTGACCATCGCCACCAAACGGTTCGCCCGCAAGAGGCTGATCCTCACCACTGTGGTCGGCTACCTGATCAGCAACCTGCTGATCGCCACCGCGCCGAGTTTCGCCGTCGTGGCCGCGGGGCGGGTGGTCGGTGGGCTGGCGCACGCCCTGTTCTTCTCGGTGTGCATCGGCTACGTCCCGCGGCTCGTCGAGCATCGCCAGGTCGGTCGGGGTCTCGCCGTCGTCGCCGGCGGTACCACGGCGGGGTTCGTCCTCGGCGTGCCGTTGTCGACGGCGCTGGGCTCGGCGATCGGCTGGCGCAACGCATTCGTCACGCTCGCCGTCGTCGCGCTCATCGCCGTCGTCCTCATCGTCCGTTTTCTGCCTGCTGTGAGCGGTGCCGCCGCTGGCCGCCGGATCGAAAAGCCCGGTGCACGCAAAGATCTCGGTGTGGTGGTCACGTCGAACACGCTGACCTTCATCGGTCAGTACACGCTCTACACCTACATCAGTGTCGTACTGCTGGCCGCCGGTGCGCAGGAGTCGTGGATTGGACCACTCCTGCTGCTGTGCGGTATCTGCGGTCTGTTCGGACTCGCGTGCGTTGGCCGCACGATCGATCGTCGTCCGCGGACCACGGTTCTCACCGTCCTGGTGCTGCTGGCGGCGACCATCCTCGCGGTGGGTCTGTCGCACCAGTGGTTGGTCCTGCTGGTCATCGCGATGGCCTTGTGGAACGGTCTGTTCGGCGGGGTGCCGTCGATGTACCAGTCCGCCGCGGTCCGCGCGCTGACGGATGCGCCCGAGGTCGCCGGTGCGTGGATCAACTCGACGTCCAACATCGGCATCGCACTGGGCGCGCTGATCGGTGGTTCGTTGCTCGCGTCGGATTCGGCCACCTTCCACCTCGCGTGTGTGGGTGCTGCGTTCGTGGTCGCCGGGTTGGTGGTCGCGGTCCGGGGAAGACGGGGGTTTCCGGGGTGAACCTCGGCGGGCCTGTCGGTCGTCGTCCACGGTCCGGACACCGCTGACCCATCCACCTCGCGCACGGCTCCGAAATACTTTGCGTGCGACCCTCCGAAGCACTCACCGTGCCATCTGTCCGCGCTGGTCGAGACCGAACGCGTCAAGATCTGACGAGCGTGGAGACGATCGTGCGCGCCCACGTTGCCGACCATGCCCGCCGCCTGGCGCAGATCGACCCTGATCTCGTCCCGGTGACCGAACTGCTGGGAGACATGGCTTCGCGCGGAAAGCGACTTCGTGCCGCATTCTGCCTGGCCGGTGCCCGCGGTGCCGCGGGCGGACCGCTGCCACCGGGCGCGGCCGATGTGGCTTCCGCACTCGAGCTGTTCCACCTCGCCGCATTGGTGCACGACGACGTGATGGATCACAGCGAGCAGCGGCGCGGGCTGCCGACCGTCCATCGCCGCTGCGCCGCCGAGCACCGCCGTGCCGGGTGGTCCGGCGACGCCGACGCCTACGGGGAGGCCGTGGCGATCCTCGTCGGCGACTTCTGCCTGTCCTGGGCGGACGACCTCGTCGACCACGGCTTCGCGGACCACGACCGACGAACACGCATGTCGGGGCGGGCGGTGTGGTCGCAGATGCGGGACGAGACCATCGGGGGTCAGTTCCTCGATGTCCTCGGGCAGGTGCAGCAGACCACCTCGGCGCAGCGGGCCCGCGTCGTCCTGCGCTTCAAGAGCGCGCGGTACACCGTGGGCCATCCCCTTCGGCTCGGTGGCGTACTCGGCGGTGCGGACGAGGAGTTGATGGACTCGTACGAGCGGATCGGACTGACCGCAGGCGAGGCGTTCCAGTTGCGCGACGACGTGCTCGGTGTCTTCGGCGATCCGGAGGTGACCGGTAAACCCGTCGTCGACGACATCCGCGAGGGCAAGCGGACACTGCTCGT contains:
- a CDS encoding MFS transporter, with protein sequence MSLETQQRSTAVDLASRRALPPWVLVFGAVFVCSWAGNQFSPMLLLYKEAEHYSAGTVTSFLGVYVAGLAPALIIAGAVSDHVGRRIPMFWAVCFGLAGSVLLSLGELGSVPIYLGRLVSGMTVGTAMAVGTTWLKEMSGEPYDMTADAGSGARRASLAFTLGSALGALVAGSIAQWGPWPEVLPYAIHVVVTLPFLWLVRRPPETSAPDAVRPPLRTRLSVPSARHRRFLRVVVVCGPWLFVACGLSYGYLPVLLGDAAGGLGLAYATVLSVIALVSGALIQPVAKRIDSSSSARGIVVSLATLTVGMLVMMAAVATDQLIVGAVASVVFGAGFGIGLVSGLLEVQRIAPAADLAKLTGVFYAVAYVGFIVPTILAALTPPFTTIELLTALVVLLIISTLAVLVSYRKHLPVTGLRW
- a CDS encoding TetR/AcrR family transcriptional regulator, with the protein product MPAHRRRGAELERAILEAVRDQVDRHGYANTTYEGVAAAAGTGKAVLYRRWATKAHMVLAAMAADEQIELTFTVDTGSLADDLKLALRGGRDILDHRREMVVGLLADLDPSDPGWGQSLFSDRISVVLGPIVDQARARGELGDAPLPPRVLAVPLTMLRHDTLVYGRVSDDDIAEIVTTCIVPLFTTASRSPAGAFDS
- a CDS encoding NAD(P)/FAD-dependent oxidoreductase, with product MTTIVIVGGGLAGAKAAEALRAQDFDGDVILFGAEERLPYERPPLSKEFLAGKKTLHDFTVHDGDWYRDNRIDLRPGTDIDNLDVAGKSVRLPDGSTVAYDKLLLATGSRSRRLDLPGADADGVHYLRTIDDAQRLSDAITDTTRVAIVGGGWIGLEVAASARERGAEVTVAEFAPQPLLGALGPEVAEVFAELHREHGVDLRTGVEVAEIITEGGAARGLRLAGGDTVDAEVVLIAAGAVPNLELAEAAGLATADGGVLVGAGLASSDPDVFAVGDIANAEHPLLHTRVRTEHWANALNQPAVAVTNMLGGSEEYSNLPYFFTDQFDLGMEYTGLSTGYEQVVFRGDVAGREFVVFWLDGESHVLAGMQVNIWDQLEGIKDLITARTSVDTATLANPDVALAELIS
- a CDS encoding ROK family transcriptional regulator; protein product: MAIPSAGPTAARWLTAARLIDVVRTQPGVTRASAAQELGIRSGAATELLARLRRVALLDESPAPAQGRGRPTTVLHAHPSGPLVIAVELSLTGWRVATADLDGVPRVAASTTRMGRDPMPVLAEIADVVGAIHGQHGERIRAVSVSVAGAVRDDRLVQFTPLDWSEIDLSGLIAEPPADVKLPILVGNDATLAGLAEARTGSARGVGTALHLIIAVGLGGALVVEGVPVIGAHGGAGEYGHVPFGDPAELCPCGAHGCWDLTVDGRALARHRGDPPPENPLRYAYDLLDARRTTTGPEIQRTFDLVGSSLGRGIAGLVNIHDPDVVTLGGLAAPLRTAAREPFDAAYLGGLMSFRKHRPPEVIDGIHGDDGPLHGAALRGVDHITTVDALAEWADR
- a CDS encoding MFS transporter, encoding MPATSIDLADSRHGVRQNAPALLTLAVAGFLAVTTEMLPVGLLPAIGDAFGVGDSVTGLLVTVFAVMVAVFAVPLTIATKRFARKRLILTTVVGYLISNLLIATAPSFAVVAAGRVVGGLAHALFFSVCIGYVPRLVEHRQVGRGLAVVAGGTTAGFVLGVPLSTALGSAIGWRNAFVTLAVVALIAVVLIVRFLPAVSGAAAGRRIEKPGARKDLGVVVTSNTLTFIGQYTLYTYISVVLLAAGAQESWIGPLLLLCGICGLFGLACVGRTIDRRPRTTVLTVLVLLAATILAVGLSHQWLVLLVIAMALWNGLFGGVPSMYQSAAVRALTDAPEVAGAWINSTSNIGIALGALIGGSLLASDSATFHLACVGAAFVVAGLVVAVRGRRGFPG
- a CDS encoding polyprenyl synthetase family protein — translated: MRAHVADHARRLAQIDPDLVPVTELLGDMASRGKRLRAAFCLAGARGAAGGPLPPGAADVASALELFHLAALVHDDVMDHSEQRRGLPTVHRRCAAEHRRAGWSGDADAYGEAVAILVGDFCLSWADDLVDHGFADHDRRTRMSGRAVWSQMRDETIGGQFLDVLGQVQQTTSAQRARVVLRFKSARYTVGHPLRLGGVLGGADEELMDSYERIGLTAGEAFQLRDDVLGVFGDPEVTGKPVVDDIREGKRTLLVVIASERANPVQRQHLDRHLGDPGLTEKDLLTVREILADTGAVDVVEDRIEELTLESLRIVDESTSDEITRLALRDLIERCAWRRA